The stretch of DNA GCCAAGTACCAGGGATATTTACCGGTTGATTGTCTTGCACTAGATCGCTCAACTGCACACTAAACAATCCGGCAGTACCCGCAGCGCAAACGGAGATCCAAGCCGGCAATAATGTTGAATAGTCGGTGGTGTTGATATCGCTATGGCTCAATGCGCCTGCATTACACAGCAGCGTGAGTAATTGCTGCTTTTCATGCTGACGATGTGACAGCGCATGTTGAAGATGACTGTCTTTATCAGTGTCAGTGTCGATAAGGCCAATCTTGTGTCTAAGATGAAGATCATCGGCTTGCCACCAAGCCAATAACGGCGGCACATCGTGATTAGCCAGCATCATCAAGCTTTGCGGTTTATAGTTTTCGGGCAAGGTAAAAGCATCATCTTGCTTACTGAAATAGAACAGATCATTTGACAGCACACCCGCATCAAAGAGTTTGCTGACTATCTCAGGCGGAATAAGCCCTAAATCTTCACCAATGACGCGGCAGCGTGCTCGCTGACTTTCAATGCACAAAATGGCCAGTAACGCATCCAGTGGATAATAAACGTAGGCGCCATTACCCTGTGCCGCAGATGCGGGCCACCACCATAGGCGCAACAGCGACATCACATGATCGATCCGCAGCGCACCACAAGACTGCATATTGGCCCGCAACAGATAGATAAAATGTTGATAGCCACTGTGTTTAAGGGCAATAGGATCGAGCGGAGTCAGCCCCCAGTTTTGACCTTGGGGTGCAAATGGATCTGGCGGCGCGCCGATACTGGCTTGTTGGCAAAAGGGATTATTACCCGCTTGGACTTCAACACTGTTTGCCGCGGCGCCAACAGCGAGATCGCGTACTAAGCCAATCGACATTCCAAGCTGTTTAGCGTGTCCTTGGCATTGGGATAATTGCTGCTCAGCAACAAACTGTAGATAGGCAAAAAAGCGGTTATCTAGGCCTTCAAACTCGCTTAAACTTTGTGTGTCAGCCACCTGCTGATCACAGAACTGCATTAACGCCTCGCCTTTTTCGGCGATAAAAGCGTTAAAGCGTCGTGCCCGCGCACTCATAGGCTCAACATGACCTGATACAAACAACCGATATAACTGAGTAAAAATACGGTATTTGTGGCTACTGACCAAACGATAATCGAGCCAATCTGTCGCGTTAACCAGCGCCTTAGTTGCCAATAACTCGGATTCAAATTCAACATCACCCGAGTCAATTGTCCCTTTAGCCTTTTGTCGCAATAACAACTCAAATTCAGGCACCATCTCAATATTAATGTAGAGCGGGTTTAACCGGCGTCGATCAGATGGACTGTAGGGACTACAAGTTTGCGGGCTTGCAATATCAAGCGCATGCAAAGGGTTAAGTAGGATGAAACTCGCGCCCTCTTTGGCGACGACGGCAATGAGAGATAACAGATCAGCAAAATCACCAATACCCCACTGGGTATCACTGCGTAGGCTAAACAACTGAATGCTAAGGCCCCACAATCTATCGTTTAACGTTGTGCGACTAGGACTGCCTTGATAGGTCGTTGCGGGCGCAACTAACCAAGTACCAGAAACGGCCTCGCCTTTAATGGTGGAGTTTTCCAACTCAATACTTACTCGATGATAACCGAGTCCAATATAAGGAAGTTCAGCGCCGGACATTGGCTCAGTGCGCACAAGAGCAGACAGCAACAGCGCTTGAGTCATCGACAATTGGTAATGCAGGTATGCCACTGCACCCATTTGATAATTACCCACTACATTGACCAAACCGCCAATGTGACAGTGCAGCTTAGCGGCATAAAGGGAGAATTGATAAACGTCACCACTTTCAAGTTGTAGACGAATATTCAGCAAGTCATTGGTATTTTCTGGCAAATAAAGGCTGAGCAAAGGCGCATTGATACTGCAGTGCTGAAAACTCGGCAATGGTTGGGTCCATGGCAGTGCATCGAGCTCGAAGGTTTTGCTCGCAACCATATCATCGCTAAGGCGTTGTTGGTTGTCAGTAATACCAGCATCCAACATGCAGCGTAAAATCCCGATGCGATCTTGTTCTGGAGTATAGATATTCTCACCACTACAACTGACAAACTCGGCACCGACACCTTGCAAATACAGTAACTTCTCTAGCCCCATACTTGTCTTCCTTGAATTTAGTGACCCACTCTCTAGATGGAGCAGTAACCATGCCAACAACAAGTAACAGCTTAAAGACAGTTTTATTTCAATGAGGTGACAATTCTCTGCTAATGAAAATCAATAACTTAAACCAGCAATCGCTCGTTGCCTCCTCAGTTATAAAATGATAATTAGACATAGGGTGATTGGCTTTTTGCACAAAAAAAACGCAACAGTGCTTCAATAAAGAGCACTTGGGCCACATAAAGGGGGTTGAATGATGAAATTAGCAGCTGTCAACGTCATAAAATTACAGAATTAGCTACCTAGATCGAATTTTGGAGTCATTTCCACTAGTTTAAGGGCTAATTAAGAGCCAGATCACACCTTTATCGCATCAGTATTGGTACTTTAATTACCAGAAGATATAACAACTTTTAACATTAAGCGTATAGGTGAATTTTATGGCTGCTAAATTTTTTATCCCATCTGTCAATATCTTAGGCAAAGACGCGGTTACCGAAGCTATTGCAGATATCAAAGATCTTGGCTTTAAGAATGCTCTAATTGTGACAGACAAGCCTTTAGTTAATATCGGACTGGTTGCTCAAGTCACGGATAAGCTCGCAAGCAATGGTATTGCAGCGGTAGTATTCGATGGTGTACAACCAAACCCGACTATTGGTAACGTTGAAGCTGGCCTTGAGCTGCTCAAAGCAAATGATTGTGACTTTGTCATCTCTCTGGGTGGTGGTTCTCCTCATGATTGCGCTAAAGGCATCGCATTAGTGGCAACTAACGGTGGCAGCATTAAAGACTATGAAGGTCTGGATGTGTCTACTAAGCCACAACTACCACTTGTCGCGATTAACACTACAGCTGGCACAGCAAGTGAAATGACGCGTTTTTGTATCATCACTGATGAAAGTCGCCACATTAAAATGGCCATCGTCGACAAAAATACAACGCCACTTTTATCCGTTAATGATCCTGAATTGATGCTGCTCAAACCTGCTGGCTTAACAGCTGCAACAGGTATGGATGCACTCACTCACGCAATCGAAGCTTATGTTTCAATTGCTGCAAACCCAATCACGGATGCCTGTGCGATTAAAGCCATTGAGCTTATCCAAGGTAACCTTGTCGAAGCGGTTGAAAATGGTCAAAGCATTCAAGCACGTGAGCAAATGGCTTATGCACAGTTCTTAGCAGGCATGGCATTTAACAACGCGAGTTTAGGTTATGTGCATGCAATGGCGCACCAGTTAGGCGGATTCTATGACCTGCCACACGGCGTATGTAACGCATTGTTATTACCGCATGTACAAGCCTACAACGCACAAGTGGTACCTGAACGCTTAAAAGACGTTGCTAAAGCGATGGGTGTCGATGTCATTGCAATGAGCGATGAAGAGGGAGCTGCAGCTGCATTAGAAGCAATTAAAGCGCTATCTGTTGCTGTCAAAATCCCAGAAAACCTAACAAAGCTTGGTGTAAAAGCTGAAGATATTCCAACGCTAGCAGACAATGCATTGAAAGATGCCTGTGGATTCACCAACCCTAAACAAGCAACCCATGAAGAGATCTGTCAGATCTTTACTAACGCTTTATAGCGTTAGGCTTGAACTGAGTATTGGTTAAGTAAAAGGTGAAGCGGTAGCAAGCTTGTCAACACTCCCTTGGCAGAGCTTGTTATCTTTCATTGCCGTTTCAATCTACTGCTTAATTTAAAGCAGATTATAAAGCTTGAGTAAAAAATCTACTTAACTTAACGCCGAGTTCTTTATGAGATGTGCTTTGAGAAGATTTCCAGATATACAAATATCTCAAAATCAGTAAAAAAGCCTATAGATAGGCGATTTCAAGTGGTTTTCGATCGATTTTAATGATACAAATTGCTACAGTTACGATATAATTAAAGTGTTCGCTTTTTCCCTGCAAAAGTTAAAGCCAGCTTAAAAGCCCACTCCTCGGAGTGGGCTTTTTCCTTTCAGTCAATCCCTCCACTCTATGCTCCCCTTTACATTTACCAACAGCTCGTGCTATTCAATATTCCACCAAAAAATGTTAACTCATCTATGAACGCTTAAGCGAAACATCCATGCTGCGAGTCCGTTGTCGGCACTCAATAAAGTTTGATCATTTATCTATACGTTTTCAGATAAAGGAACTGAACTCATCTTAAGTTTTGATCGATGCGACAAAGACTGGCGCCTTAAAGAAATTGAGCCCGTGACCCTATAGCCTGCTCACTTTCAGCACGTTTATGGACAAAAATTAGTTAATGGTTAAGCTCTGAAATCTACGATTACCATTAGGGAAAGTGTGGCAATCGGATATGCGGTAACGCCCTCGTTAATAGACAAAATTTAGTTGGTTAAAATTGTTGAGCGAAGCGGGACGTAGCTAACTGTTTTTGTTACGTTTAAAGTGCTTGTTATGTGTTAGTTTGATTTAAACACATTTGAATTAATTGATGCTCACCAACTTTTTCAACTTGTTTAATGTAATGAAATCCAAACGTTTCGTAATATTCTTTTAGGTATTCATGGGCATGAATTTCAATGCTGTTGATGCCTAATTCCCTAGCCTTAGTTATTAATGAATCCACAAGTTTTGTTGAAATCCCCTTGCCTCTATAATTTTTTTTGATAGCGACTCTAGCCATAACTGCATTGTTATTTTCGACTAAAGCCAATCTTGCAACACCAATTGCTATACCATCAATATAAACTAACGAATGGTATGAATTAGCGTCCAACCCATCGAGATCTAAATGTAACGGTATTCCTTGCTCTTTAACAAATACTTCATTGCGGATTTCCTGTGATATTTTTATTGACTCTGCGTCATTACTTACAACAATTCTCACGTTTATCTCACTTCATATAGTAAATGATTAAGTACACATAACGCCCGCTTAAGCGTAAGGCTTATACCAGCCAGCCATTGTTAATCAATAACATAACTAGCTTTCAACCCAATATCAACGATTGACGTCTATCAAAGAAGTACTTGAACCATTTTCAACAGAGTGGCGCGAATAAATGCCGGAAAAGAAGTGAATTAACAGAGATTAGTGAGTTTTAAGGCGTGGATTGTTAACCCTGTGCATTAACAGAGAAGAGTGTTCTTGAAGTTACGGTCTTTAGGCTAGTTTACTTGCATATACTGACAACTATTTGAAAAGTGCCGTCGTCGCTTATCTAAGTGTTCACAGTAGCTACTTAGCTCTTGCAACGTCCCGACTGGGCCGTGAAACAGTTGCCCAAACTCGGTGGTGATTTTTACCCAATTTGCCGCTGGGATATTTAATCGACTCAGGATTTTTTCTGCATTCGAAGATATAGCCCCCCGTTTATCGTTACGGATAATCCTGCCTGTTTCGTCAACCAATACAAGGTAGTCTTTCAGCGAGAAAGCAATACCTTTTACCTGGTGCTCTCGCTCGTTGCCAATAAAGGCTAATAGCTTGCTCGGTTGTTGACCTTTAAGCGCTGCGGTGACTCTTAGTTTTAAACTGGTGAAGTCTGATTGCTCTGGCGTACAAGCCATCTTCGCACGGATTGGCCTATCTATTGGCAAAAAGTGCTCAACATAGGCCATACAGGCCAATACGGCTGCTTCATCTAACAAAGCTTGGGATTTGAATCGCCCTTCCCAAAAATGCCCAGTGCAATTATCTTCAAGATTGGCTTGTCTGGCTATTGGTTCATTCAAGCATCTCATGAACCATGAGATATCACTGAGTCTTGAGCGGTAAATCGCTATTTGATGCTTTAACTGAGCAACTAGGTGTTCATCAATCACTTCACCTTTAGCAAACTTTTGAGTCAATGTAGTACCGTTAAAAAGCTTATGCCATTGCTCAACAACCTCTCTATCTGACCAGTTATTCACGGTTTCTAGGTCAATATAAAGCACAACATGCAAATGATTACTCATCACGGCATAAGCCGCCACATCAATAGCAAACACCTCGGTAAGCTTCAATATTTGCGTTTCAACCCAGCCTCGACGGTGGTCATAGTTTTTACCCGTGTATTTATCATCACCACACAAAAAGGCACGCCGTACTACACGGCTACAGCAATGATAGTAAGGTGTGTCTTCGATACTAATTAGCGTTCGTCTTGGACGGGGCATACAACCTCCTTGTTAAATGCTCTTGCAAAGCTTAGTTGAAGGTCGTTCTTATTGCTATTAACTATGGGTGTCTATGTATTTTACTGTTTGTTACCCTTATTAATTAGCTTTTATGAAGCTTTAATAGCTAGACTATATGAATTCTATACTTATCGATAAACGCTTGCCTGTCTGAATCTGTTGGCTGGTTATCTTGGCTGAATGTTGAAATATCCCTAATAAAACCCTCAGAAGGTCCTGACGGTGCATTTATAACGAGTAAATGGCTATCTGTGATTGCCCTAAAACGCCTTTTTACATTAGGCCCTGCAATAACAAGATCACCTGCACTTGCAACAAACTCCTCATTTTCTACACCAAATTCAATTTCCCCTGAAATCAGATAAAATATCTCATCATCAATTTCATGGTAATGCCAAGGAGCTTCATTGCCTTTGGGAAGTTTGCTATCAAAGATAGAAACACGATCATCGGTGTCAGCACCAGAGGCAAGAATTGAAGTCATTTCACCTTGATCAAGATAGTATCTTTCAGCTTTGCCAGCTTTAACATGTTTGTATCTCATTTTGACCTCCACCTAATTTCGTCTTGTTCAGTGTAAAAATGTTAACTAGCCAGATATCGCTCAAGCTTAGGTTTAACGAGTGTTGTCATCATCAAAGAGATCAGTAGCCCTAATGGCAGAGCAATAATTAGCGCACTCCACCAAACATTCATGAGTTCTGATAACGTCGTAAATTCAATGTTATTTAGGGTAGTTACTAATGCCATAATACTTTCCATTACTAATGCCATAGCGACACCAATAATAACATTACGTTTCGATTCTGAAGCCCTGGGCAAAACAAGAACAACTATTTTACTGATAACAGCAACCATCATAAACCCTATTGGAGCCATCGTTATGGCTACTATTAATGTCGACGCTATCCATTGATAAAGGAACTGTTCGCCAAAGCCAATATTTTTATAAGTCATCACAAAGGTAAGACTGCCGATTAGCGTCAAAACTAAAGACACAGTCACTAGGATTTTTTTTGCCATATTCTTCATATTTATCGCTTCTCAATTATAGTTGACACTGTCAACCATGTACAAATTGAACTCTAACTGTTATAGTTGACACTGTCAACTTATTCTTAGAGGCCAATTTTGACTATTAAAATCCCAGATTCTTTTTTAGCGCTTACCTATACCTTCAAATCTTGTGTAAACAAGGAAATACGTGAAGTAGGCATTGATATTGCCCCGATGGAAATCCAGTCGCTTCATTGTATTAATCGTA from Shewanella sp. Choline-02u-19 encodes:
- the malQ gene encoding 4-alpha-glucanotransferase, encoding MGLEKLLYLQGVGAEFVSCSGENIYTPEQDRIGILRCMLDAGITDNQQRLSDDMVASKTFELDALPWTQPLPSFQHCSINAPLLSLYLPENTNDLLNIRLQLESGDVYQFSLYAAKLHCHIGGLVNVVGNYQMGAVAYLHYQLSMTQALLLSALVRTEPMSGAELPYIGLGYHRVSIELENSTIKGEAVSGTWLVAPATTYQGSPSRTTLNDRLWGLSIQLFSLRSDTQWGIGDFADLLSLIAVVAKEGASFILLNPLHALDIASPQTCSPYSPSDRRRLNPLYINIEMVPEFELLLRQKAKGTIDSGDVEFESELLATKALVNATDWLDYRLVSSHKYRIFTQLYRLFVSGHVEPMSARARRFNAFIAEKGEALMQFCDQQVADTQSLSEFEGLDNRFFAYLQFVAEQQLSQCQGHAKQLGMSIGLVRDLAVGAAANSVEVQAGNNPFCQQASIGAPPDPFAPQGQNWGLTPLDPIALKHSGYQHFIYLLRANMQSCGALRIDHVMSLLRLWWWPASAAQGNGAYVYYPLDALLAILCIESQRARCRVIGEDLGLIPPEIVSKLFDAGVLSNDLFYFSKQDDAFTLPENYKPQSLMMLANHDVPPLLAWWQADDLHLRHKIGLIDTDTDKDSHLQHALSHRQHEKQQLLTLLCNAGALSHSDINTTDYSTLLPAWISVCAAGTAGLFSVQLSDLVQDNQPVNIPGTWLEYPNWQRRMPVTLEVLAAATSVKALFKHLRLARASASVTDAQTPPCPTTLSPQSNGLNRYD
- a CDS encoding GNAT family N-acetyltransferase gives rise to the protein MRIVVSNDAESIKISQEIRNEVFVKEQGIPLHLDLDGLDANSYHSLVYIDGIAIGVARLALVENNNAVMARVAIKKNYRGKGISTKLVDSLITKARELGINSIEIHAHEYLKEYYETFGFHYIKQVEKVGEHQLIQMCLNQTNT
- a CDS encoding DUF2798 domain-containing protein: MKNMAKKILVTVSLVLTLIGSLTFVMTYKNIGFGEQFLYQWIASTLIVAITMAPIGFMMVAVISKIVVLVLPRASESKRNVIIGVAMALVMESIMALVTTLNNIEFTTLSELMNVWWSALIIALPLGLLISLMMTTLVKPKLERYLAS
- a CDS encoding cupin domain-containing protein: MRYKHVKAGKAERYYLDQGEMTSILASGADTDDRVSIFDSKLPKGNEAPWHYHEIDDEIFYLISGEIEFGVENEEFVASAGDLVIAGPNVKRRFRAITDSHLLVINAPSGPSEGFIRDISTFSQDNQPTDSDRQAFIDKYRIHIV
- a CDS encoding transposase, which encodes MPRPRRTLISIEDTPYYHCCSRVVRRAFLCGDDKYTGKNYDHRRGWVETQILKLTEVFAIDVAAYAVMSNHLHVVLYIDLETVNNWSDREVVEQWHKLFNGTTLTQKFAKGEVIDEHLVAQLKHQIAIYRSRLSDISWFMRCLNEPIARQANLEDNCTGHFWEGRFKSQALLDEAAVLACMAYVEHFLPIDRPIRAKMACTPEQSDFTSLKLRVTAALKGQQPSKLLAFIGNEREHQVKGIAFSLKDYLVLVDETGRIIRNDKRGAISSNAEKILSRLNIPAANWVKITTEFGQLFHGPVGTLQELSSYCEHLDKRRRHFSNSCQYMQVN
- the yiaY gene encoding L-threonine dehydrogenase produces the protein MAAKFFIPSVNILGKDAVTEAIADIKDLGFKNALIVTDKPLVNIGLVAQVTDKLASNGIAAVVFDGVQPNPTIGNVEAGLELLKANDCDFVISLGGGSPHDCAKGIALVATNGGSIKDYEGLDVSTKPQLPLVAINTTAGTASEMTRFCIITDESRHIKMAIVDKNTTPLLSVNDPELMLLKPAGLTAATGMDALTHAIEAYVSIAANPITDACAIKAIELIQGNLVEAVENGQSIQAREQMAYAQFLAGMAFNNASLGYVHAMAHQLGGFYDLPHGVCNALLLPHVQAYNAQVVPERLKDVAKAMGVDVIAMSDEEGAAAALEAIKALSVAVKIPENLTKLGVKAEDIPTLADNALKDACGFTNPKQATHEEICQIFTNAL